In Odontesthes bonariensis isolate fOdoBon6 chromosome 9, fOdoBon6.hap1, whole genome shotgun sequence, the following proteins share a genomic window:
- the cxcr5 gene encoding C-X-C chemokine receptor type 5 translates to METTQNYPEIEIFQTGDYNYTDYNETNDCDDESKVMENFNTMFLPAFYSAIFLLGLTGNGLMITVLLRRRRLRITEIYLLHLALADLLLLFTLPFDVVEVFAGWVFGEMLCIVKGLIKNLNIFSGSFLLACIGFDRYLAIVHAIPSMQTRRPRTVHLTCFSLWLFCLLLSLPNVAFLSVRDPANTSAFECFYFRFGEHAHDWVMANRILHHVCFFYSLAVMCYCYTALVLTLSRSHKSQTKRGAIRLAALVTLVFCFCWLPYNITSLVQTLVELELVSYDACKSFTYLYQASAVTETLGVSHCCLNPFLYAFVGVQFRNDLIYLLCQLGCGRICLPFIRAGSHSRVSISEGTTSNSNFNN, encoded by the exons ATGGAGACAACACAGAACTATCCAGAAATTGAG ATATTCCAGACGGGTGATTATAACTACACAGACTACAACGAAACAAATGACTGCGATGATGAAAGCAAGGTGATGGAGAACTTTAACACCATGTTCCTGCCTGCGTTTTACAGCGCGATCTTCCTCCTGGGCTTGACAGGGAACGGCCTGATGATAACGGTGCTCCTGAGGCGGCGCCGGCTGCGCATCACAGAGATCTACCTGCTGCACCTCGCCCTGGCTGACCTCCTGCTCCTCTTCACGTTGCCTTTCGATGTGGTTGAAGTTTTTGCAGGCTGGGTTTTCGGAGAGATGCTGTGCATTGTGAAGGGCTTGATTAAAAACCTGAACATCTTCAGTGGGAGTTTCCTCCTAGCTTGCATTGGATTTGATCGGTATTTGGCCATCGTCCACGCGATCCCCAGCATGCAGACTCGGCGTCCACGAACGGTGCACCTGACATGCTTTTCATTATGGCTCTTCTGTTTGCTTTTGTCACTACCCAACGTTGCGTTTCTTTCCGTGAGAGATCCAGCAAACACGTCTGCTTtcgaatgtttttattttcgttTCGGTGAGCACGCACACGACTGGGTTATGGCCAACAGAATCTTACATCACGTGTGCTTCTTCTACAGTCTGGCGGTCATGTGCTACTGCTACACTGCACTCGTACTTACTTTGTCTCGGAGTCATAAAAGCCAAACAAAGAGGGGAGCCATTCGACTGGCTGCACTCGTCACACTGGTGTTTTGTTTCTGCTGGCTACCATATAACATCACCTCACTGGTTCAAACTCTCGTAGAGCTGGAACTTGTGAGTTACGACGCCTGTAAATCTTTCACCTACCTGTACCAGGCCTCCGCTGTGACAGAGACCCTGGGTGTTTCCCACTGTTGCCTGAACCCTTTCTTGTACGCCTTTGTCGGGGTGCAGTTTCGCAATGACCTGATATACTTACTTTGTCAACTGGGCTGCGGCCGTATTTGTCTGCCTTTTATCAGAGCTGGGAGTCACAGCCGAGTGTCTATTTCTGAAGGAACAACAAGCAACAGCAACTTTAACAATTAA